One stretch of Desulfobaccales bacterium DNA includes these proteins:
- a CDS encoding DUF932 domain-containing protein, which yields MAHEIYIQDGRASMMYVGEVPWHGLGIRLDRPATSAEAIKAANLDWEVEKKLLIAVGGTVMQPTGKYAVVRKDLWGKSQDPFGSPTCPIFGIVGEEYTPLQNREAFAFFDSIVGERAAIYHTAGALGQGERVWILAKLPDAIKVAGTDITDKYLLLSNSHDGNSAVQIKFTPIRVVCNNTLTLALREGPPALRVFHTKDVHKRLEQAKYTLGLIQRGYEEIEEAFQNMARVEMGEDRLHAYLQQVFPNPRDRQDRDGALKAKEHRDWAKYFFTNGKGNDKPGVQGTLWAAYNGITEYVDHCRKRKSPQNDDRRLNSIWFGEGAQIKARAYRVAVDNLPVWLH from the coding sequence ATGGCCCATGAAATTTATATTCAAGATGGCCGGGCCTCGATGATGTATGTAGGGGAGGTGCCCTGGCATGGGCTCGGCATAAGACTTGACCGCCCGGCCACCTCTGCTGAGGCCATCAAGGCAGCCAACCTGGATTGGGAGGTGGAAAAGAAGCTGTTAATTGCCGTGGGGGGCACGGTAATGCAGCCCACCGGCAAATATGCGGTGGTCAGGAAAGACTTGTGGGGTAAAAGTCAGGATCCATTCGGCAGTCCCACTTGCCCCATCTTCGGCATCGTGGGCGAGGAGTACACGCCCTTGCAAAACCGGGAGGCCTTCGCTTTCTTCGACAGCATCGTAGGAGAAAGAGCGGCCATTTACCACACCGCTGGCGCCCTGGGCCAAGGGGAGCGGGTTTGGATTTTGGCCAAGCTGCCGGATGCCATCAAAGTAGCTGGGACCGACATCACCGATAAATACCTGCTGTTAAGCAACAGCCATGACGGCAACAGCGCCGTGCAGATCAAGTTCACCCCCATCCGGGTGGTGTGCAACAATACCCTGACTCTGGCCCTGCGCGAGGGGCCGCCCGCATTGCGGGTCTTCCATACTAAGGATGTCCATAAGCGTCTGGAGCAGGCGAAATACACCCTGGGCCTCATTCAGCGAGGCTATGAGGAGATCGAGGAAGCCTTTCAAAACATGGCTCGGGTGGAGATGGGTGAGGACCGTCTCCATGCATATCTCCAGCAAGTGTTTCCCAATCCCAGAGACCGGCAAGACCGGGACGGAGCATTGAAAGCCAAAGAGCACCGGGATTGGGCGAAATACTTTTTTACCAATGGGAAGGGCAACGACAAACCCGGCGTCCAGGGGACCCTCTGGGCCGCCTATAACGGCATCACCGAATATGTGGACCACTGCCGCAAACGCAAGTCCCCCCAGAATGACGACCGGCGTCTGAATTCTATCTGGTTTGGGGAAGGAGCTCAGATCAAGGCCCGGGCCTACCGCGTGGCGGTGGATAATCTGCCCGTATGGTTACATTGA